Below is a window of Bacteroidia bacterium DNA.
GGAGAAAAGGTACTTTTAGTCAACTTTCACGCTGTGCCCCAAAACAAAAATCCTAAACAAGAAATAGCTCTTTTGCCGAGTTTACAAAATAAATATCCAAACGAAAAAATTATTATGATGGGAGACTTCAACCTTTCTCAAAAAGATCCTGCTTTTGAAGGTATTCGAAATAAGGGCTTAAAACCTGCTCTAATCAACGTAAAAACAAGTTTGAAAATGCGCCCAGCCCCTGGTTCACCTGATGACTATTTTTCCGAAGAGTACGATAATTTTTATTTTAATCCCACACAAATTGAAGCAAGAAGTAGTAGTAGAATAGACTTTGTCCGTGATTTTCGTTCTTTGGAAGAAGCTCGTAAAATATCTGACCATGTACCCATCGTACTAGAGTTTGTACCTCGCGCAGCTACAAAAGACATTTCTCAACGCTGACTGTTTAAAATCTGAACTTTATATCCCATTTGTCCCTTATACTGCTAGCTAAGAGATTAAAAGATAAAACAACCATCATAATAGCCATACCTGGGTACCATGCTAAATGGGCATATTCTCTATGAGTGAAATAGTAAATACCTTCTCTAAGCATACTCCCCCAAGAAGGTGTAGGTGGTTGTATGCCCAAGCCCAAAAAACTTAGTCCTGCTTCCATTAATATAGCATTCGCAAAAGTTTCTGTGCTATATACAATAATAATGCTGCTCAAATTAGGTAAAATATGTTGATATAAAATCCTGTAAGTAGGAAATGCTAATGCCCGTGCAGCTTGAACAAACTCTAACTCTTTAAGAACTAAAACTTTTCCCCGTACAGCTCTTGCGATAGGTACCCACAAAGTAGTCCCCAAAGCTATAAATACAGTAAAAAAGCCTTTACCCAGAATAAAACTAATTCCCACAATAATCAACAAGCTGGGGATAGCCCAAAACACATTCGTGAACCAGCTTAATACACGCTCTACCCAACCTTGATAGTATCCCGCATATAATCCTAAAAATACACCTATTACCGTAGCAATCACCGTAGAAAGAAAACCTATGCTTAAACTTGTTCTTGCACTGATCATCATTCTACTGAACACATCTCTACCATATTTATCTGTACCCCATCTAAAATAGCGGCGTTCTATCTGACCATTTAACAATGTATCTGTTTTTCCTGCATAGTAAATAATCACTTTGTTACCTTGCTGAAGATAGCTACTCACAGGCAATACAAGTTCAGCACTCGTGTAACCTGCCCATACATTCCCCTTTTTACTTTTTTGACCAGCTACAGCTACCCAAACTTGGCTATTCTTAGGCAACAAACTATAAGATAAAATCTGTGTATTAGCATTTTGGCTATTATCAGGAATAAAAGCATAGGCAAATAAACCTACAAAAGTAAAACCAACTAAAAAGCTTGCACTAACCCACAAGACAAAATGTTTTTTTATTTGATTTTTGGCAATACGGGTCAAATAAGTCAGTTTTATGGCT
It encodes the following:
- a CDS encoding ABC transporter permease; amino-acid sequence: MKKSLIEAIKLTYLTRIAKNQIKKHFVLWVSASFLVGFTFVGLFAYAFIPDNSQNANTQILSYSLLPKNSQVWVAVAGQKSKKGNVWAGYTSAELVLPVSSYLQQGNKVIIYYAGKTDTLLNGQIERRYFRWGTDKYGRDVFSRMMISARTSLSIGFLSTVIATVIGVFLGLYAGYYQGWVERVLSWFTNVFWAIPSLLIIVGISFILGKGFFTVFIALGTTLWVPIARAVRGKVLVLKELEFVQAARALAFPTYRILYQHILPNLSSIIIVYSTETFANAILMEAGLSFLGLGIQPPTPSWGSMLREGIYYFTHREYAHLAWYPGMAIMMVVLSFNLLASSIRDKWDIKFRF